One Proteiniborus ethanoligenes genomic window carries:
- a CDS encoding AAA domain-containing protein has protein sequence MNNTEKAISLFKYIKELYAQRIQVITDVRKQQWCKFVYEIPVDEENIVFNYFDRTDEVNDEGTESAIILQVRKPEFEQCPSMPSSLSKWIESNWNDFTHSVTPIQKLMKYDKGEEIVVLFTDDEERVRAYREWGKKRDSWVIRQRKIAKTRDFFNELYYSYIDLERDSETIEFMVGQGILDCEVSTSIHTYHPLLLKRVALNFDSQNNILTISDTNTNSEIYTMLLQEIDYINHSSVKRLKEELSENFYHPLDRNDTPDYLKSFAHRLHSDSKYEENFNTTVNIFDKVTIYNNPVFFIRKRTGGVLKALEEIIEQISETGELSGPLLNLIGENVSQLDEGMEQLDFSQSLAAISGEDKDILLSKEANKEQLEIAKRIENYNAVLVQGPPGTGKTHTIANLMGHFLAQGKNILVTSHTKKALSVVKEKVVPELQNLCVAVLDDNNKDMERSVDGITEYISSHTSLQLSENTTKLKQKRERILEDLADVRKRLYSIKYKEYETVILGGKGYSVAEAARFVHDNQDSLSYLPGKVSLYKPLPVSISDLELLYQTNNKISIKEETELNYNLPNPKDLLSPSEFLDLIEEKKNHIKSLQDINQKLDGYIEIDLNHFTANIEGRPLCVSFDITKADELRSVLKSGVSEQFVDWQLNAILAGKKGGGFKNVWNSLVDSIQETYQFSSYIAPIIIGKRLDASEENISEKSIGVLKEIKAHFDAGKKINGLSLFMHKEWKALISNLKINGHEINTSEECKIIIYIIILKLKRKAIKELWTELIEKHNGIAFTEFGDEPEQSCISFVTQIEYYLNWYNETYVKLKTMFIDCGFCQSCINDSTQYTYPIQEVEYLINLMYQIVPQYLKLAEIIYVNIPRIETAFIENYKKVGLNSSQSVVCKNILFAIKSENVDAYRDHYETLDALYTKYYYQSERRRILKSIAERAPEWAKLIENRIGIHGESLVPENIVDAWKWKQFAGIIDEITAQPFEELQHKSVYLNSELKKATAKLAENLAWYYLLSRIEVDISQKQALQGWKLTTKKIGKGTGKTAPKLKREAQKLMTKCQSAVPAWIMPINKALENLDPTKNKFDIVIIDEASQSDISALAIMYLAKKIIIVGDDEQVSPSAVGVDVDKMSNLADMYIKGVIPNAHLYDMKSSLYDIAKTTFPTLMLKEHFRCVPSIIGYSNRLSYDYKIRPLRDDSNVPIKPATVAYRVDGQRDRRKCNDIEAKNIVALMLSCMKQPEYEGMTFGAISLLGDEQAKDINDLAIEKISPQDYEKRKILCGNASHFQGDERDVIFISLVDSNEGEGPLRLTGEGIGKSTKQRYNVAVSRAKNQLWIVHSLDVNNDLKSGDMRKELIEYVTNPSDFDQQESEIKAKADSPFEISVANYLVKNGYHIIQQWPVGSYRIDMVAVCGDKKIAIECDGELYHSGDDKVRADMERQAILERLGWKFIRIRGSEYYRNPNETMNRVISELTDFEIEPEQNIQINSAQDTELKQRVVATAERIMDEWEFSNKDVE, from the coding sequence ATGAATAATACAGAAAAGGCAATTAGCTTGTTTAAATATATTAAAGAATTATATGCTCAGCGGATTCAAGTGATTACTGATGTAAGAAAACAACAGTGGTGTAAGTTTGTATACGAAATTCCAGTTGATGAAGAAAATATCGTTTTTAATTATTTTGATAGAACTGATGAAGTTAATGATGAGGGAACAGAGTCTGCAATAATTTTACAAGTTAGAAAACCCGAATTTGAACAATGTCCATCAATGCCATCTTCGCTAAGTAAATGGATTGAAAGCAATTGGAATGATTTTACGCATTCTGTTACTCCAATACAAAAACTTATGAAGTACGATAAAGGTGAAGAAATTGTTGTACTGTTTACAGATGACGAAGAGCGGGTTAGAGCGTATAGAGAATGGGGCAAAAAACGTGATTCATGGGTTATTCGTCAAAGAAAAATAGCTAAAACAAGAGATTTTTTCAATGAACTATATTATTCATATATTGATTTAGAACGTGATTCCGAAACCATAGAGTTTATGGTTGGACAAGGTATTTTGGACTGTGAAGTTAGCACATCAATACATACTTATCATCCTCTATTATTGAAAAGGGTTGCATTAAATTTTGATTCTCAAAATAATATTCTAACAATTTCTGATACCAATACCAATTCTGAAATTTACACTATGCTACTTCAAGAAATCGATTACATAAATCATAGTTCTGTTAAGAGATTAAAGGAAGAATTATCAGAAAACTTTTATCATCCTTTGGATAGAAATGATACCCCAGATTACTTAAAAAGCTTTGCTCATCGTCTTCATTCCGACAGTAAATATGAAGAAAATTTCAATACAACAGTAAATATATTTGATAAGGTTACTATCTACAATAATCCAGTTTTCTTCATCAGAAAGAGAACCGGTGGTGTATTAAAAGCACTTGAAGAAATTATTGAACAAATTTCTGAAACAGGGGAATTGTCTGGACCTTTATTAAATCTAATTGGCGAAAATGTTTCACAGCTTGATGAAGGAATGGAACAACTTGATTTCAGCCAAAGCTTGGCAGCAATCAGCGGTGAAGATAAGGATATTCTTCTTTCCAAAGAAGCAAATAAAGAACAACTTGAAATTGCTAAAAGAATTGAAAACTATAATGCTGTTTTAGTGCAAGGACCACCGGGAACAGGTAAAACACACACAATTGCAAATTTAATGGGACATTTTTTAGCACAAGGCAAAAACATCTTAGTTACCAGCCATACCAAAAAGGCTTTATCTGTTGTCAAAGAAAAAGTTGTTCCAGAATTGCAAAATTTATGCGTTGCTGTATTAGACGATAACAACAAAGATATGGAACGTTCGGTCGATGGAATAACAGAATATATATCTTCTCATACATCATTACAACTTTCAGAAAATACCACCAAATTAAAGCAAAAACGGGAGCGCATTTTAGAAGATTTAGCTGATGTTAGAAAACGACTTTATTCAATAAAGTACAAAGAATATGAAACAGTTATATTAGGTGGCAAAGGATATAGTGTAGCGGAGGCGGCTCGTTTTGTACACGACAACCAAGATAGCTTATCGTATTTGCCTGGGAAAGTATCTCTGTACAAGCCATTACCAGTGTCTATTTCAGACTTAGAGTTATTATATCAAACAAACAATAAGATTTCCATAAAAGAAGAGACGGAGTTAAATTATAATTTGCCAAATCCGAAAGATTTACTTTCTCCTTCTGAATTTCTAGATTTAATAGAAGAGAAGAAAAATCATATAAAATCGCTGCAAGACATTAATCAAAAACTTGATGGATATATAGAGATTGATTTGAATCATTTTACTGCAAATATCGAGGGCAGGCCATTGTGTGTAAGCTTTGATATTACAAAAGCGGATGAGTTAAGATCAGTATTAAAAAGTGGTGTATCAGAGCAATTTGTTGATTGGCAACTTAATGCAATTTTAGCAGGAAAAAAAGGCGGTGGATTTAAGAATGTTTGGAATAGTTTAGTTGATTCAATTCAAGAAACTTACCAGTTTTCAAGCTATATAGCACCGATAATCATTGGAAAAAGATTAGATGCTTCTGAAGAAAATATTTCTGAAAAAAGTATAGGAGTACTGAAAGAAATTAAGGCTCATTTTGATGCAGGTAAGAAAATAAATGGTTTATCACTTTTCATGCATAAAGAATGGAAGGCTCTGATTTCCAATCTCAAAATAAACGGACATGAAATCAATACATCTGAGGAATGCAAGATCATAATTTATATCATTATCTTAAAACTTAAAAGAAAAGCAATCAAAGAATTATGGACGGAACTCATTGAAAAACATAATGGTATTGCTTTTACGGAGTTTGGGGATGAACCTGAACAGTCCTGTATAAGCTTTGTAACCCAGATTGAATATTACTTAAATTGGTATAATGAAACTTATGTAAAGTTAAAAACTATGTTTATAGACTGTGGCTTTTGTCAGTCTTGTATTAATGATTCTACGCAGTACACTTACCCAATTCAAGAAGTCGAATATCTTATAAACTTAATGTATCAAATTGTACCACAATATTTAAAACTTGCTGAGATTATCTATGTTAATATACCAAGAATTGAGACTGCATTTATAGAAAATTATAAAAAAGTAGGTCTCAATAGTTCTCAATCAGTAGTTTGCAAGAATATTTTATTTGCAATAAAAAGCGAAAATGTTGATGCCTATAGAGACCACTACGAAACACTTGATGCATTATATACAAAGTATTATTATCAATCTGAAAGAAGGCGGATTCTAAAATCTATTGCTGAACGTGCTCCAGAATGGGCAAAATTGATAGAAAATAGAATAGGAATTCACGGAGAAAGTTTAGTTCCTGAAAACATTGTAGATGCTTGGAAATGGAAACAATTTGCAGGAATAATTGATGAGATTACAGCGCAACCTTTTGAAGAGTTACAGCACAAATCTGTGTACCTTAATTCAGAGCTAAAAAAAGCTACCGCCAAGCTTGCTGAAAACTTAGCATGGTATTATCTTTTATCACGAATAGAAGTTGATATAAGCCAAAAACAAGCATTGCAGGGATGGAAACTCACTACAAAAAAAATTGGCAAAGGTACTGGTAAAACCGCTCCGAAATTAAAAAGAGAAGCTCAAAAACTTATGACAAAGTGCCAAAGTGCTGTTCCTGCATGGATTATGCCAATAAATAAAGCATTAGAAAATTTAGATCCAACTAAGAATAAGTTCGATATTGTTATTATTGACGAAGCAAGTCAGTCTGATATTTCAGCATTAGCCATAATGTACCTTGCGAAAAAGATTATTATTGTTGGGGATGATGAACAAGTTAGTCCTTCTGCAGTCGGTGTAGACGTAGACAAAATGTCAAATTTAGCTGATATGTACATTAAAGGAGTTATTCCTAATGCTCACCTATATGATATGAAGTCGTCTTTGTACGACATTGCAAAAACGACTTTTCCAACCCTTATGCTTAAGGAACATTTTAGATGTGTTCCAAGCATTATAGGATATAGTAACCGTTTGTCTTATGATTATAAAATTAGGCCTCTACGTGATGATAGTAATGTACCTATTAAACCGGCAACTGTTGCATATCGTGTTGATGGTCAACGGGATAGAAGAAAGTGTAATGATATTGAAGCAAAGAACATTGTTGCACTTATGCTTTCTTGTATGAAACAACCGGAATATGAAGGAATGACATTTGGTGCAATTTCCTTGTTAGGCGACGAGCAAGCGAAAGATATCAATGACCTTGCGATTGAGAAAATATCACCACAAGACTACGAAAAACGGAAAATATTGTGTGGTAATGCTTCTCATTTTCAAGGAGATGAAAGAGATGTAATTTTCATTTCTTTAGTTGATAGTAACGAGGGTGAAGGACCTTTAAGGTTGACAGGAGAAGGTATTGGGAAATCAACAAAACAGCGCTATAATGTAGCAGTAAGTAGAGCTAAAAACCAACTTTGGATTGTCCACTCTTTGGATGTCAATAATGATTTAAAATCTGGAGATATGAGAAAAGAATTGATTGAATATGTGACTAATCCTTCGGACTTTGATCAGCAAGAATCAGAAATAAAAGCAAAAGCTGATTCTCCTTTTGAAATTTCAGTAGCAAACTATCTTGTCAAAAACGGTTATCATATTATTCAGCAGTGGCCAGTTGGTTCTTATAGAATTGATATGGTAGCGGTATGTGGTGATAAAAAAATTGCTATTGAATGTGATGGTGAATTGTATCACAGTGGAGATGACAAAGTTCGTGCTGATATGGAAAGACAAGCTATTCTTGAACGACTTGGTTGGAAGTTTATTCGTATTCGTGGCAGTGAATATTACAGAAATCCAAATGAGACTATGAATCGAGTTATATCCGAGCTTACCGATTTTGAAATTGAACCCGAACAAAACATACAAATCAATAGTGCTCAAGATACTGAGCTGAAACAAAGAGTTGTTGCTACTGCTGAACGTATTATGGATGAATGGGAATTTTCCAATAAAGATGTTGAATAG
- a CDS encoding JAB domain-containing protein: MEIAANYIKNFFIGRTNEFFYCICLDSQLKVVFPALISEGTIKETAETKRGRA; encoded by the coding sequence ATGGAAATAGCCGCTAATTATATAAAGAATTTTTTTATAGGAAGAACAAATGAGTTTTTTTATTGCATTTGCTTAGATTCTCAACTCAAGGTTGTTTTTCCTGCTCTTATTTCTGAAGGCACAATCAAAGAGACTGCAGAAACAAAAAGGGGTCGGGCTTGA
- a CDS encoding DUF7662 domain-containing protein codes for MGMPKGDKYIGLTRFLEKSNEDKLTLSFAQIESLIGDSLPLSAKVHRAFWSNTKTHSVAYGWMNANYRTIDVDLGNELITFKKS; via the coding sequence ATGGGTATGCCAAAAGGAGATAAATACATAGGTTTAACTAGGTTCTTAGAGAAAAGCAATGAGGATAAGCTGACTTTGTCTTTTGCTCAAATTGAGAGCTTAATAGGCGATTCATTACCATTATCGGCAAAAGTACATCGTGCTTTTTGGTCTAACACTAAGACACATTCTGTAGCTTATGGCTGGATGAACGCAAATTATAGAACTATTGATGTTGATTTAGGAAATGAGTTAATAACATTTAAGAAAAGTTAG